A genomic stretch from Arachis stenosperma cultivar V10309 chromosome 3, arast.V10309.gnm1.PFL2, whole genome shotgun sequence includes:
- the LOC130968467 gene encoding ammonium transporter 3 member 1-like, protein MAGAGAPLPVAYQAWTSLAVPDWLNKGDNAWQMVSATLVGIQSMPGLVILYGSIVKKKWAVNSAFMALYAFAAVVICWVTWAYKMSFGDKLLPFWGKAGPALGQKFLIKQAALPATPHYYNTGALETAEIEPYYPMATMVWFQCVFAAIAVVILAGSVLARMNFKAWMMFVPLWLTFSYTIGAFSLWGGGFLFQWGVMDYSGGYVIHLSSGVAGFTAAYWVGPRSKKDRERFPPNNVLLTLTGAGLLWLGWAGFNGGDPYSANIDSSMAVLNTNVCAATSLLVWTWLDVIFFNKPSVIGAVQGMITGLVCITPAAGLVQGWAAIVMGVLSGSVPWYTMMVLGKKLTIFQIVDDTLAVFHTHAVAGLLGGILTGFLAEPRLSSLFLAVTNSRGAVYGGSAGGVQILKQLVGGLFVIGWNLVATSIICVVVKLVVPLRMTDEELLIGDDAVHGEEAYALWGDGEKLSLYKDDTTQHGMAMASSGATQVV, encoded by the exons ATGGCCGGTGCAGGTGCTCCTTTGCCGGTAGCATACCAAGCATGGACGAGTCTAGCAGTACCGGACTGGCTAAACAAAGGGGACAACGCATGGCAGATGGTGTCAGCCACCCTGGTGGGGATACAGAGCATGCCCGGATTAGTCATCTTGTACGGAAGCATAGTCAAGAAGAAATGGGCCGTCAACTCCGCTTTCATGGCCCTCTACGCATTCGCCGCTGTTGTCATATGCTGGGTCACTTGGGCCTACAAGATGTCCTTTGGGGACAAGCTCCTGCCCTTCTGGGGCAAAGCTGGGCCTGCCTTGGGCCAGAAGTTCCTCATCAAGCAGGCCGCGCTCCCCGCAACGCCTCATTACTACAACACGGGGGCTCTGGAGACGGCGGAAATTGAGCCATATTATCCCATGGCCACCATGGTGTGGTTTCAGTGCGTTTTCGCAGCCATCGCTGTGGTCATACTGGCCGGCTCGGTGCTGGCTAGGATGAACTTCAAGGCGTGGATGATGTTCGTGCCGTTATGGTTGACTTTCTCGTACACCATAGGCGCGTTCAGCTTGTGGGGTGGTGGCTTCTTGTTCCAGTGGGGTGTTATGGACTACTCTGGTGGTTACGTCATCCATCTTTCCTCCGGCGTTGCAGGCTTCACTGCCGCTTATTGG GTTGGGCCAAGGTCGAAGAAGGACAGGGAGAGGTTCCCACCAAACAACGTGCTGCTAACGCTGACAGGGGCGGGGCTGCTGTGGCTGGGGTGGGCAGGGTTCAACGGAGGGGACCCGTACTCGGCCAACATAGACTCATCGATGGCGGTGCTGAACACGAACGTGTGCGCCGCCACCAGCCTCTTAGTGTGGACGTGGCTTGATGTCATATTCTTCAACAAGCCCTCCGTTATTGGAGCCGTTCAGGGCATGATTACTGGCCTCGTTTGCATCACTCCCGCCGCAG gtcTGGTTCAAGGATGGGCAGCCATAGTTATGGGAGTTCTATCAGGAAGTGTGCCATGGTACACCATGATGGTATTGGGCAAGAAGCTCACAATCTTCCAAATAGTCGACGACACTCTCGCCGTCTTCCACACCCACGCCGTCGCCGGACTCCTGGGCGGCATCCTCACGGGGTTTCTCGCGGAGCCACGGCTGAGTTCCCTGTTTCTTGCGGTGACCAACTCTAGAGGAGCGGTGTACGGAGGGTCGGCTGGGGGAGTTCAAATCCTGAAGCAATTGGTTGGAGGATTGTTCGTCATTGGATGGAATTTGGTAGCCACCTCCATAATTTGTGTGGTGGTGAAGTTGGTGGTTCCTTTGAGAATGACGGATGAAGAGTTGCTGATTGGTGATGATGCAGTTCACGGAGAAGAAGCTTATGCCTTATGGGGTGACGGAGAGAAACTTAGCCTCTACAAAGATGACACCACCCAGCATGGAATGGCAATGGCTTCCAGTGGTGCCACTCAAGTTGTCTAA
- the LOC130970423 gene encoding probable LRR receptor-like serine/threonine-protein kinase At5g63710 yields MFHTKFIRDPLTMLTSWLIFLSVLKLTYAVKEPDIEGEALLDLLKNLNDSNNGIQDWNSYMVSPCFSWSHVTCRNGHVVSLALDSIGFSGTLSPSILKLKYLVTLELQNNKLSGPLPDYIANLTTLQYLNLAGNNFIGSVPASWAQLSTLEHLDLSSNRLTGTIPLQLFSIPVFNFSNTQLYCGSKLEQPCDSKSDRPASKKKPKLAQAVQFASCGAFALVCLGAICTYRYHQMHKQKSDVFVDVSGEDESKISFGQLKRFSWRELQVATKSFSESNVIGQGGFGKVYKGILSDNTKIAVKRLTDYHNPGGEAAFEREVHLISVAVHRNLLRLIGFCTTSTERILVYPFMENLSVAYRLRDLKADEKGLDWGARKRVAFGTAHGLEYLHEQCNPKIIHRDLKAANILLDDEFEAVLGDFGLAKLVDTRMTHVTTQVRGTMGHIAPEYLSTGKSSEKTDVFGYGITLLELVTGQRAVDLSRLEEEEDVLLIDHVKKLLKENRLEDIVDRNLESYDPKEVERILQVALLCTQCYPEDRPIMSEVVKMLQGVGLADRWADWKQVEDARTHQQFSQTTHQFPWSDESTHEQEAIQLSRAR; encoded by the exons ATGTTTCACACAAAATTTATCCGGGATCCTCTGACAATGTTGACAAGTTGGCTCATATTCCTTAGTGTCTTGAAACTCACCTATGCAGTGAAGGAACCTGATATAGAAG GTGAAGCGCTGCTTGATCTTTTGAAGAATCTGAATGATTCCAATAATGGAATACAAGACTGGAACAGTTATATGGTGAGCCCGTGTTTCAGTTGGTCTCATGTCACTTGTAGAAACGGACATGTTGTATCTCT GGCCCTGGATTCAATTGGATTCTCTGGAACACTTTCTCCCTCAATTCTCAAATTGAAATATCTGGTTACCTT GGAATTGCAGAACAACAAACTTTCAGGCCCCTTGCCTGATTATATTGCCAACTTGACAACCCTGCAATATCTGAATCTTGCTGGCAATAACTTCATAGGCTCTGTACCAGCTTCATGGGCTCAACTTTCCACTCTCGAACATTT GGATCTTTCATCAAATCGTCTCACTGGAACTATCCCATTGCAACTCTTTTCAATTCCAGTGTTCAA TTTTTCAAATACACAGCTTTATTGTGGTTCTAAGTTGGAGCAGCCATGTGATTCTAAATCCGACCGTCCAG CTTCAAAGAAGAAACCAAAACTTGCACAGGCAGTACAGTTTGCAAGTTGTGGTGCATTTGCACTTGTGTGTCTTGGGGCGATCTGCACATACAGATACCATCAAATGCACAAACAAAAAAGTGATGTCTTTGTTGATGTGTCAG GTGAGGATGAAAGCAAGATATCTTTTGGACAACTGAAAAGATTTTCATGGCGAGAACTCCAAGTTGCTACAAAAAGCTTCAGTGAAAGCAATGTAATAGGGCAGGGAGGATTTGGAAAAGTGTACAAAGGTATACTGTCGGATAATACCAAAATCGCCGTGAAACGCCTCACTGATTATCATAATCCCGGCGGAGAAGCCGCATTCGAGAGAGAAGTTCATCTTATCAGTGTTGCAGTTCATAGAAACCTCCTCAGACTAATTGGATTCTGTACAACCTCAACTGAGAGAATCCTAGTATACCCTTTCATGGAGAATCTAAGTGTAGCATATAGACTAAGAG ATTTGAAAGCAGATGAGAAAGGTTTGGATTGGGGTGCAAGAAAGCGAGTGGCTTTTGGTACAGCACATGGTTTGGAGTATCTGCACGAACAATGCAACCCCAAGATAATACATCGCGATCTGAAGGCAGCAAACATCCTACTAGATGATGAGTTTGAAGCAGTACTTGGGGATTTCGGGCTAGCCAAGCTTGTTGACACAAGAATGACCCATGTTACCACTCAAGTCCGCGGCACAATGGGTCATATAGCCCCTGAATACTTGTCCACTGGAAAATCATCCGAAAAGACTGATGTCTTTGGATATGGCATCACACTTCTTGAACTGGTCACCGGCCAGCGCGCAGTAGACCTCTCTAGGCTTGAAGAAGAGGAGGATGTTCTTCTAATTGATCAT GTTAAGAAGCTTCTGAAGGAGAACAGGTTGGAGGACATAGTGGATAGAAACTTGGAGAGTTATGATCCGAAAGAAGTGGAGAGAATTCTTCAGGTTGCATTGTTGTGCACACAATGCTACCCTGAGGATCGACCAATCATGTCTGAGGTTGTGAAAATGCTGCAGGGAGTGGGGTTAGCTGATAGATGGGCAGATTGGAAGCAAGTTGAAGATGCAAGGACTCATCAACAATTCTCACAAACCACTCATCAATTTCCTTGGAGTGATGAATCCACCCATGAACAAGAGGCCATTCAGCTTTCCAGGGCAAGATAA